In Verrucomicrobiia bacterium, a single window of DNA contains:
- a CDS encoding nucleotidyltransferase family protein codes for MKVIILAAGYATRLYPLTLTQPKPLLPVAGKPMIEYVLDNLSAVGGIDRIYVVTNAKFAGHFQKWSDEYRATRSHLNFTIVNDGSTDDTNKLGAIGDIHYVLKTHNVNDDLIVVAGDNLFSENLEGFGRVCREKNAPVLALYDVGDLEQIKKYNSITLDDQGRITFFEEKPKNPTSTLTGIALYYYPKSVIPMIDKYIAEGNNPDQPGRLVQWLYSRTPVYTWKVPGIWYDIGSKETLEEANKIFAKK; via the coding sequence ATGAAAGTCATTATTCTCGCCGCTGGATATGCAACGCGGCTGTATCCCCTTACGCTCACCCAACCCAAGCCGCTCCTGCCCGTCGCAGGGAAACCGATGATCGAATACGTGCTCGACAATCTGTCGGCCGTGGGCGGGATCGATCGCATCTATGTCGTGACAAATGCCAAGTTCGCCGGGCATTTCCAAAAGTGGTCCGATGAGTACCGCGCCACCCGCTCCCATCTCAATTTTACCATCGTCAACGATGGGTCGACCGACGATACCAACAAGCTCGGCGCGATTGGCGATATTCATTACGTGCTCAAGACGCACAATGTGAATGACGACCTCATCGTCGTGGCAGGGGACAACCTGTTCAGCGAAAACCTGGAAGGGTTCGGGCGCGTATGCCGCGAGAAGAATGCTCCCGTGCTGGCGCTTTATGACGTCGGCGACCTCGAGCAGATCAAGAAATACAACTCGATCACGCTCGATGACCAGGGGCGAATCACGTTTTTCGAGGAGAAGCCGAAGAACCCCACGAGCACTCTGACAGGCATCGCGCTCTATTATTACCCAAAGAGCGTGATCCCGATGATTGACAAATACATCGCTGAGGGAAACAACCCTGATCAACCGGGCCGCCTCGTGCAATGGCTCTATTCGCGAACGCCGGTCTACACCTGGAAGGTTCCCGGAATCTGGTATGACATCGGATCGAAGGAAACCCTCGAGGAAGCGAATAAAATCTTCGCAAAGAAATAA
- a CDS encoding CBS domain-containing protein, with protein sequence MIVSMWMVRDVVTVRPEMPLNEVAALMAEKRIRRVLVTEPGQAGERLVGLVSAKDILHAFPSDVNPFAVIAARSGAAPGNAGQVMARDLQTTTPDAPIEQAAAVMAEKKVGALPVLRDGKLAGIITESDIFRAFVSIFPTLQGGARVTFDVSAGENIFDYICGEAARRKLRVLSLTTSEQDGLPVCVVRVTGAATERFLEDLWSSGHRVLNVIRF encoded by the coding sequence ATGATCGTCAGCATGTGGATGGTTCGGGACGTGGTGACGGTTCGGCCGGAAATGCCGCTGAACGAAGTGGCAGCCCTGATGGCTGAGAAGCGCATTCGGCGCGTGCTCGTAACTGAACCCGGCCAGGCGGGTGAGCGCCTGGTTGGACTGGTGTCCGCCAAGGATATCCTCCACGCGTTTCCGTCGGACGTTAATCCCTTTGCAGTAATCGCCGCCCGGTCCGGCGCTGCGCCAGGCAACGCAGGCCAGGTGATGGCCAGGGACCTCCAAACGACGACGCCTGACGCTCCCATCGAACAGGCTGCTGCCGTGATGGCTGAAAAGAAAGTGGGCGCACTGCCAGTTTTGCGTGATGGCAAACTGGCCGGCATCATCACGGAGTCCGATATCTTTCGGGCGTTCGTCAGTATCTTTCCAACCTTGCAAGGTGGCGCTCGTGTCACGTTCGATGTTTCCGCCGGCGAAAACATTTTCGATTACATCTGCGGCGAAGCTGCGAGGCGGAAGTTGCGCGTCTTGAGCCTGACCACCTCGGAGCAGGATGGCCTGCCTGTCTGCGTGGTGCGCGTCACGGGTGCCGCGACGGAACGGTTCCTCGAAGATCTGTGGAGTTCGGGTCATCGCGTGCTGAACGTGATCCGGTTCTAA